A single Thermococcus sp. DNA region contains:
- a CDS encoding ATPase, which translates to MGVYIFKPEDLIRYGSARPEQMELLKEEILAKRDVLIAGTSRSGKTKLVEALLHYVPEDWKVAVVTAYGEFKPFRKNIEVIDTAFDQRGTNERTDEVIGKLKSLKPDYVVVDTLHTISVPRVLDELIDDYAFIVTSLAMSNDLKAETMHWLGIDENTFNRFDVLVELSRDWRTGMKKINRIYRIKDGELIPVT; encoded by the coding sequence ATGGGCGTCTACATCTTCAAGCCCGAGGATTTGATACGCTACGGTTCGGCAAGGCCTGAGCAGATGGAGCTTTTGAAGGAAGAAATCCTGGCCAAGAGGGACGTTCTCATTGCCGGCACGAGCAGGAGCGGAAAGACAAAGCTCGTCGAGGCGCTCCTCCACTACGTTCCAGAGGACTGGAAGGTGGCCGTCGTTACTGCCTACGGCGAGTTTAAGCCATTCAGAAAGAACATCGAGGTTATCGATACTGCATTCGACCAGAGGGGCACGAACGAAAGAACCGATGAGGTCATCGGGAAACTGAAGAGCCTGAAGCCTGACTACGTTGTTGTAGACACCCTTCACACCATCAGCGTCCCGAGGGTTCTCGACGAGCTGATAGATGATTACGCTTTCATCGTAACGTCCCTGGCTATGAGCAACGACTTGAAGGCCGAAACAATGCACTGGCTCGGAATAGATGAGAACACATTCAACCGCTTCGACGTTCTAGTAGAGCTGAGCAGGGACTGGAGAACCGGAATGAAGAAGATAAACAGGATTTACAGGATAAAGGACGGGGAGTTAATCCCTGTAACCTAA